The genomic segment AAACTCATTATCTTTCATCGGATTTGTCGGGTCCTGGTTTTGTAATTGGGCGATGAGTAACTTCATGAAATCATCTTTACCCATAACTCCATCGCCAGTTTTACGCTCATCCCGCTTTTTATTGACTAAATAATCCGTTCCTGAAATCGCTTTTTGTCCTTCAATTGCCATTCGTTATACCCCCAAATCAATCATATACTCCTGGAACGTCATTTCTTCTTCATCGTTTTGTTCATGTTGCTCTTCTGTTTCTTGTCCTTCTTTTCTGAAGTGCTGATTAAACGCTTGGTCTCGATCGTTTTTGGTTGTATCTTGCAATGTTTGAGAAACGTCGATTCGTTCTACTTGCAGATTTTGTTGAAGGAATGCGCTTCTAAGCTGATGTAACTGACTTTCTAACATCTCTTTACCAAGTGCAGTGGATGCAAGAATCCGTGCTGTCATGATGCCATTTACCTGTAGCAATTCAATTCGAACTTGTCCCAGATGTTCAGGATAAAGTTTAATGAGAAGGCGGTTCGTTCCGTCCGCTTGACCGAAATTTGCACGTTTGAAAATAGTTTGCATTTCTTTAATCAAAACTTCATTTCGTGCATTCGTACGATTTTCCACTTCAGTAAGTGTAAGTTCACCTTTAGTTGCTACAACAGTGCCTAATGCACTACTTACAACTTGTTGCGATGCATCTTTGGTACTCACCGTGCTAGGCGATGATTCTGAACCTTTTTCCATAGTTCCATCATCTGTCAAAGTTCGAGCGGCATCTACTGGAACGACAAATCGGACTATGTTTTTCGACTCTATCAATTGTACCATGCCATTCTTCGCAGAACTGCTAGAATTAAGGACATTTTCGAAACGTTCACCTGTTGTTGCAAGATAGCCTTGTAGTGTAAATACTTGCTGTTCCTGCTTCAAAAGCAAATCGGTTTTCGGCGCGGTAAGTTCTGCTGTTTTAAGCAACGTCAATAATTCGATTGCCTGTTGTTTCGATATTTCGCCTTTCCCTTCAAGCGCATCTGTCAATTGAGCGAAAAACTGTGGAGCCACTTTATCAATGGCGTTCAATACCGTCCAAAAGTCATTCGTATTGGCTACTGCTGACAATTCCTCTTCGTCAAGACCTGCTTGTTCTAATAGTTGAAGCAAGCTTTCAATCAGTTGTTTCGGTTCAAGATTGAGTAGACTTGCAAGCTCTTCTAGATTACCTAGATTAGAAATTGAATCTAGTTTACTTTCGCCATCTGTTAGGTCTTTAATAGCAGTCCCAAGCTCTTCAATAGAAGTTGCATTAAAAATTGCCATTATCGATTCATCGGTTATCCCGCTGACAGTCAGTTCCTGTACAGGAGCGACAGCTAATTGGACATTTCCAGCGATACTGCTGAAAACCGATCCAAATGAATTTGTTGCTTGCTGACCTGACTGAACATTATTCAACGAAGTCTGCACGTTCATCCCAACCATTGCTTGTAATGATGCGATGTTCACTTATTCACCTCCCTTCAAAAGCAGCTGTATAAAGTCCCAATTACTTGGTCATCATCGTCGTATATTTCGCCGCAGCTTCCGGCGACATTTTTTCCAGAATCGAAGCAAGTGTATCCGATTTCAAGTTCGTCAAAATTCGTATTGCTTCAGCATCGCTCATTTTCGTAATGACAGGTGCTGAAGATTTTGCAGACATTTGCTCAAATGTCGTTACGATATCACTAAATTTCCGTTTGGAGTCGTCTTTATCGCGCACTAGCACCGCAATTTCGTCAAGGAGTTTCTCTTGTTCAATTAGCAATTTTTCATTTTCAGTAGCTGATTTATCGAGATCCTGCTGAACCTTGAATAGTTGGGCTTCTTTCTCTTGAATTTCCGCCTGCATCGTCACGACCCTCTCTTCGAGGACCAAATCACCTGCTATAGGATCTTCTTCTTTCTTTTCAGTGATGAACGGTAAATTACCAGTCAACTCTTTCGCCTTGTCGAATACGTTGACATCTGCGAATTTCGCAATGATTAGAACGAGTGCCGTTGTGAATAACAATGGAATTAGTACCCAAAGTAACAATTTTTGAAAGGCACTACTTTTCCCCTCTTGTTCTACCTTTGGTACTCGTTCTGTTTGTTTAGTCTTTTTCACCACATTATCACCTATTTTCTCTTCTGCGGAACTTCAACGTCGACAATTCATCGAGCTGAATCGCTTCTAGCTGTTCCATTTCAGCTCGATGATGTTCACGATCTTTTTCTTTCATCTTTTCAAACTTTCGAACTTCAAGCGTCTTTTCCAACAGCTTATTCTCGTACCAATTCATTTTCGAGCGAGCCTGCACGACTTGCTGTTGTACCACTGCTATTCTTTTCTCTAAGCTACTAATGAATCGAGCATAGTAATGAATTTCATTAACCGAAAAACCGACCGCCATCTTGACCTGTTGTTCGGTGAGCGTATCTTCTTTCTTTTTCAGCAAGTCATACAGTTTAGTGGCAACTGTTTCGAATGCCTCGACTGACCCTTTAAATTCCACTTCAGTTTCGGTTTTTTCTTGTTCACGGAAAGTCAGTACTTTATCAAAACGGTAATTATAAGGCTTCATACGTTCCCGCCTCCCGCACCGAGTGACACGAGCTCAGCTATACTGTCCTCAATTGAAATATTATCTTTGAAACCTTGTTTTAAAAAGTTTGTAATAAGTGGTTCGAATTCAATTGCTTGATCAATTTCTTTAGATGTCCCGCGTTTATAGGCTCCGATATTAATCAGATCTTCGGATTTATTGTAGGTGTAATAAAGTTCGCGCAATCTTTCTGCTGCTTTGACATGCTCTGGATCCGCAATATGGTTCATAAGCCGGCTAACGCTTTTCAATACGTTGATTGCAGGATATTGTCCTTTGTTCGCAAGTGTCCGATCGAGTACAATGTGACCGTCCAGGATTCCTCGAACTGCATCAGCAATTGGCTCATTCATATCATCGCCATCTACAAGTACTGTATAGAATGCCGTAATGGATCCATTCTCATTGGTGCCCGTACGTTCCAGCAATTTTGGCAAGATAGCAAAGACAGAAGGGGTATAACCGCGCGTAGCAGGTGGTTCTCCGACAGCGAGTCCTATTTCCCGCTGCGCCATCGCTACCCGTGTTACTGAGTCCATCATAAGCATGACGTTCATGCCTTTGTCTCTATAATACTCAGCGATTGCTGTTGCGGTAAACGCTCCTTTAATACGCATAAGCGCAGGTTGGTCCGATGTTGTAGCAACAACAATCGACCTACTCATGCCTTCAGGTCCAAGATCACGTTCGATGAATTCGCGGACTTCACGGCCACGCTCGCCTATCAGTGCTATGACATTCAAATCGGCTGTCGTATTACGAGCAATCATACCAAGCAACGTACTTTTTCCAACACCAGATCCCGCGAAAATTCCGACACGCTGACCTTTTCCAACTGTCAACATACCATCAATCGCCTTGACACCCACCGCAAGCTTTTCGCTGATTGGCGGACGGGTAAGGGCATTAGGAGGGTCTTGTTCTGTCCGAACAGTCGTCAACCCTCTCGGAAGGATGCTGTTATCGATTGGGTTCCCCATCGAATCAAGCACTTTCCCTACTAAATTCATACCTACTTTGATTTCAAGCGGTTTCCCCAAACTTTCAACAAGGCAACCGCTAGAAATATCACGGATATTTGTGTAAGGCATCAGAATGACGATTTCTTCCTTAAATCCGACAACTTCTGCTTTAATAATCGAGTCGGCCTTGCCTGTATTATTTAAATGGATATGGCAGACATCACCGATTGAACTTTCAGGTCCTTGTGACTCAATCATCAAACCAACAACGCGGACAACGCGTCCAAGCTTTTTAAAAGTCTTTATATTTGGAATGACCGCAATTAAGTCCTCTGCTTTTTTCATCGTCAATCACCACTTTCCATGATACCGATGAGTTTCTCCCTTAGTTCATTCAACTGTTCGTCAATGCTGACAACAATCCGCCCATGATTTGTTTCGATATAGCACTCGTTTGATTCAAAATCATCATTTGCAAAAATAAGGAATGGCACATTCGGCGGGAAAACCGATGCCAATTCAGAACGATTATCGGATACAAGTTCGAAGTAATCTAGAGAAACATACAACTTAATCTCTTTCATTTCACGCGTTTCTTTTAAGGCTCTTTTTACAACCGATAAATAAACTTCCTTATCATCTTGAAGTGCTTGTCCAATAATCCGCTCTGTAGAAAGCATTGCAAGATCGAGAATGATGCGTTCTTGGCTTACAAGATATTGACGCGCATTTTCATAGGATAACTCCGTCGTTTCATTTGCAGTACTAATAGAAGCTGCCATATCCGATAATGACTTATTACGCCCCTCTTCGTAACCGACTTGAAACCCTTCATCATATGCTTGTTGTTGAAGTACAGTTTTTTCGTTCTGCCAGGCTGCTTGCATCGATAAGATATCTTCAGTGGCAGTTTGTCTCAGTTGTTCAATTGCCTCTTTTTCCTGCTCATTTATCGTGTTGGCCTCTTTCAACAAGCGGTCCCGTTCAACAAGTATGGATTCTAAGGACAAACTCACTTCCGCGTCGACTTCTTGCGAAACGTAAAGGCTCCGAATGGAGATTTCTTTCGTTTCTCCATCCTCCAATATCGTATTGAATGAACGAAATACGTTAGACAATGATGTCATCTCCTCCACCACGAGCGATTATGATTTCACCTGTTTCTTCCAGTCTGCGAATCGTGCTCACAATACGAGATTGAGCATCTTCGACATCTTTCAATCGAACAGGTCCCATGACTTCGATCTCTTCTTGGAATGATTCCGCCATCCGTTGGGACATATTCCTGAACAAGACTTCTTTCACTTCTTCGCTAGAAACCTTCAGCGAGAGGATTAAATCTTCATTTTCACAGTCGCGGATAATACGTTGAATCGAACGGTTATCCAATGTAACAATATCCTCGAAGACAAACATGCGTTTCCGAATTTCTTCTGCAAGTTCGGGATCTTGAATTTCAAGTGCATCAAGAATTGTTTTCTCTGTTGTCCTGTCGACTCCATTAAGCACTTCGACGACTGCATCGACGCCGCCAGTTTCCGTGTAATCTTGCGTTACGGTTGAAGATAGTTTTCTCTCAAGTACCGCTTCGATTTCACTGATGACCTCTGGTGAAGTTGAGTCCATCGTCGCAATTCTTCTCGCGATATCCGCCTGCATCTCCTGTGGCAATGCCGATAAAATCAGTCCAGCCTGTTCTGCCTCTAAGTAAGACAAGATAAGCGCAATTGTTTGCGGATGCTCGTTTTGAATAAAATTCAAAATTTGTGATGGATCGGCACGTCTAGCAAAATCGAAAGGTCGCACTTGTAATGAAGATGTTAAGCGGTTGATAATTGCTTGCGCATGATCTTTACCAAGTGCTTTTTCAAGTACCGTTTTCGCGTAGCCTATACCGCCTTGCGAGATATAATCCTGAGCAAGTGCTATGTGATGAAACTCTTCGATAATTTCTTCTTTCACGGTTGCCTCAACTTTTTTGACACCTGAAATTTCAAGCGTTAGGCGCTCAATTTCGTCTTCATTCAAGTGCTTATAAATTGCTGCTGACACTTCCGGACCGAGGGATATGAGCAGAAGTGCTGCTTTTTGTTTTCCTGTCATCCCTTTTTCTTTCTTAACCACAGTTCATCCCTCCGTCATTCCTCGGCTATCCATGTACGCAATAGTTTGGCAAACTCTTCTGGTTTCTCTTTTGCCATCTTCTCGAGTTGTTTCCTACGGACAGTTCCTTCTGTTTCAAGTTCATTATTAATGTCATCTACGTCAAATGTTGCAAGCTGTTCTTCCATAATCAATTCTTCTTCCATTTCTTCCGCTTTTCGGCGATTCCTAATGGACATAAACACTAGAATACCGATAATAAGAAGAAGGACCCCACCAATCACGTAAATCCACCATGGGATTGCGGACTTCGGTGTAGACAAGTCTACTGTTTTCCCATTAAAAGGCTGTACGGAAACAGCAATCTTGTCATTCAATTCCGCCATCGTCAGCGCACCAGCAGCCTCTTTGTCGATAGATGTACGAATGATTGTTTCCAATATGCGCTGGACATCATCTTGCATTCCCGGTGGCATTGATGTTGGATCATCTGCTGTTGGTGGTTCAACCATTACTTGGATTCCGATATCACGAATCTTATAAGGGCTTTCAACAATTTCTTTACGAATGCGGTTCACTTCATTGTTAACCGTTTCTTCGATTTTTTCATAATCGCCGTTTGAAAAGGACCCTTCCACGTAGCCAGTTCCATTATCTGTAGGGTCCTCTCCTGCAGGAGTTCCACCCGCAACTGGCCCATTTCCTGTAAACGATTCAGTAAGACGCTGTACGCTAAGTGCAATGCCTTCCATACTCTCCTCGTCGACGGGCTGTACAAGATTCTCTTCCCTGTTTTCAAGTTGGAAGTCAATATCAGTTGTAACTGAGACCACAATTTTATCTTGTCCCATCATTGTTCCAAGCATCATCTGTACTTGGCGTTGCAAATCACGTTCGATTGTTTTTTTAAGCGTCATTTGATCCGTAATGCTAGGTCCGTACGCATTATCTGTAGCTTTCAAATCAAAATACTCGGAGTACTGATTCATGATGACAATATCATCAGTCGACAGATTCGGTATACTTTTCGATATTAGATTATAAAGTGCAGTAATCTGTGGTTCAGTGAATTGGTGTCCCGCATCAGTTTTCAACATGATTGATGCACTTGCCTGTTGCGTACTCTCATTCAAAAAAACACTCTCTGTTGGCAATGTGACCATTACTTTTGCATCTTTTACACCTTCGATACCTTTAATCAGGTTCGCAAGTTCAGTTTGCATCGAAGCAAGTTTAATCATATTGAACTCATTGTCCGTCGTTCCAAATCCCGCATTTTCTGCAAAGAACGAGTAATCAATCATTCCTGAGTTTGGAAAACCTTCTGCCGCAAGGGATACCAATAAAGAGTCTACGCTGTCCCGCGGCACTAGTATCGATGTCCCACCTGGTGCAACTTTATTTTTAACCCCTTGAGCATCAAGCTGTTCTTTAATGCGTCCGATTTCCGCCCGAGACACCTCCGAATAGAGTGGCACATATTCCGTCCTTGATAGAAAGAACGTCAAGAAAGCAGCGATTAAAATAACGGCGATAGTGGATCCGATATAAGTACCTTTTTGTATTTTTGTACGACTCGACCAAAACGTTTGTAGATCCGTCTTGATTTTCGTCAATCTTTCATTCATTGTAATCCCCCGGTCAACTTGCGTAATTCAATAATGGACAACTTATATGTCGCGTACACTCAAACAGGCATCCGGATGACTTCTTGATACGCTTCAATTACTTTATTTCGAACTTCCATCGTTGCATTTAACGCAATCGACGCCTTTTGTGCTGTAATCATGACATCATGAAGTTCGACATCGCCACCACGCACTAATTTTTCCGTCATCATATCTGAATCTGATTGTTTATTATTAACTTCTTGAATCGCATCTTTTAAAAAGGTTCCGAAACTTTGTTGCGCTTCATATGGTGTTGGAGTTGGTTTCATTTGATTTTCCATTTTAAGTACTCCTGCTGATTGCACAGGATTAAAAATAGACTGTATAGCCATTAAGGTAACATCCTTCCAGTATCATTATTTGCCGATTTCAAGAGCTTTCATAAGCATTGATTTATTAGCATTAATCACTGTTACGTTTGCTTCATAAGAACGTGTAGCGGACATCAGGTCAATCATTTCCCGCAGCGGATCAACATTTGGCATCGAAACATATCCTTCGTCATTCGCATCGGGATGAGACGGATCAAAGACAAGTTTAAATGGCGTTTCGGTATCTTCTTTAATCCTAGAAACCGTAACGCCATATCCTGCCGACCCTTTTATTGATTTACCCATCGAGGCATTTAGCATCGATGAGAATTGCCCTTCACGCGGTTGAAATGTAACTGATTTACGGCGATAGGGTTGCCATTCACCGTCTACCATTTTCCCCCGCGTTGTATCGATGTTCGCCATATTGGACGAAATGACATCCATCCGCATGCGTTGCGCTGTCAATGCAGATGCAGACGTATTCAAGCTATGGAATATCGTCAACGTCAACGACCTCCTTTAATTACATTTTGTAACGTATTGAACTTTCCGTTAATACGGTCGACAACTGCGTTATAGTAAATTTGGTTAGCCGCAAGATCAGCCTGTTCCTTATCCATATCTACGCCATTTCCATCTTGTCGATAACGAAGATTTGAGTAATTAAAAACACCTGAATGCGCCGTATTAGGCTTGAAATTGATATGCCGCTCGTCTGTTTTATAAGCTTCCAACGAATTCGCTTGAACATTTGCAAAAACATCTTTAAAGCTGACATTTTTCGCTTTATAATTCGGCGTGTCGACATTTGCTATATTTTGCGAAATCGCTTTCCCTTTTGTTGCAGAATAATCCAATCCGCGCTCCAATTGCGTTATCGTCGATCCAAACAAATTCATTGTTACCACCTCTTGTTCCCTCTATTGGTGAATCAAATAGTATTCATTCCCCAGTACTAATCTATTACTCTTAACACATACTTCTATTGTAGCGGATTTTGTTGATTCTTGTCTATATTAGAAGGATAATATCTATTAGTTCAAAACAACCTTTTTTATAGTAGATTAATTATATAAATAGAATACTTAGTTCCAAAGCCTTCATTTATCCATTACTCTTATACACACCCTTCAAGTGTCAGTTTATTCCTTTTATTTTGATTTATATAAAGAACAAAAAAGCACTTCTCCCCAAATCCGGAAGAAGTGCCTTTATACCTAATACATACTTATGATTTTTGTTTTTCAAGTTCTTCAAGGAATTTATTATTAAGGACCTTGATATATGTCCCTTTCATTCCTAGGGAACGAGATTCGATAACGCCAGCACTTTCTAGTTTACGAAGTGCATTTACGATTACAGAACGTGTAATACCTACACGGTCTGCAATTTTAGATGCGACTAGTAGACCTTCATTACCATCAAGCTCATGGAAAATGTGCTCAATCGCTTCGTGTTCACTATAAGAAAGGGAATTGATAGCCATTTGAACAACTGCTTTACTACGTGCTTCGATTTCAATTTTCTCTGATTTCTCACGTAAAATTTCCATCCCGACAACAGTCGCACCGTATTCCGCAAGGATCAAATCATCATCCTGGAAATCTTCTTTAAGTCTAGCCAAGATTAGTGTACCAAGACGTTCACCGCCACCAACGATTGGAACAATTGTTGTTAAGCCGTCTTTGAAGAGTTCACGATTTTCAACTGGAAAGACTGTGTGTGAACTGTATACATCCAGATTTGAAGATGTTTCTCTTACTTCAAACAAACGATTTGTATATTCCTCAGGGAATTTACGATCAACGAACATTTGCTTCATGCGTTCGTTTTCGATTTGGTGGTGTATTTCTAAACCAAGTAATTTCCCTTTTCTGCTTACGATAAATGCATTACAGTCGATAACAGAACTAAGCTTCTCAGCCATTTCCTTAAAGTTTACAGGTTTTCCTGCCGATTCTTGTAGCATTGCGTTAATTTCACGTGTTTTTGATAATAAATTCATTTGTTTTTTTCCTCCTCATAATAGTTGCTTAGCGTTTAGTGAATATTCTAAAGGTTTTTAATCATTAAATAAACTAAAACGTTTCAATTAAAGTATAAAATGTGATAAATCTTTATTTTTCGCGATATCTTTCAGCTTTTCATCGACATACGCGGGTGTTATTTTAATCGTTGCCGGTCCGATATCAGCCGCTTCATACGATAGTTCTTCGAGTAATTTCTCCAAGATAGTATGTAGACGCCTTGCACCGATATTCTCCGTATCATCATTCACTTCAAATGCAATTTCAGCAAGTCGGCTAATTGCTTCGTCAGTAAAATCCAAAACAACATTTTCCGTATTGAGCAATTTTTCATATTGACGGATAAGAGAAAAATCAGGCTCTTTTAAAATACGTTCAAAGTCATTCTTCGTCAGCTTTTCAAGTTCGACCCGAATTGGAAAGCGCCCTTGCAGTTCCGGAATAATATCGGAGGGTTTTGACATATGGAACGCCCCTGCCGCAATAAACAAAATGAAATCGGTCTTTACTGTACCGTACTTAGTCGAAACAGTCGAGCCTTCAACGATTGGTAATATATCCCGCTGAACGCCTTCCCGTGAAACATCTGCTGACGAACCACTTCCGCCCCGACTAGCAATTTTGTCCATTTCATCAATGAAGATGATACCTGACTGCTCTGTAAGCTCGATTGCTCGTCTTGAGATTTCATCATGATCAATCAGCTTGTCAGCCTCTTCCGCTTCAAGTGCGATGCGGGCATCCTTTACTTTCATTTTGCGCTTGACTGTCTTTTTCGGCATAAGAGAAGAAAATGCGTCTTGCATATTCGCACCCATCTGTTCCATACCCGACCCTTGTAAAGCGTCAAACATAGATGGCTGCTGTGCAGTAACTTCTACAGTGACCATTTGTTCTTCAAGTTCCCCCGCTTTGAGGCTTGTCGCAATCTCAGAGCGTTTACGCTTCACTTCGGCTACTTCTGCATAATCAGGTTCTTCCTGCTCTGCTTTTTGGCCAAACAACATTTCAAACGGGTTTTGCATACCGCCCATTTTCTTTTTTTCAGGAACAAGTAATTCGATTAGTCGTTCTTCTGCAAGAATAACCGCATGCCCTTTCACAGCTTCACGCTGCTCTTCCCGAACAATTCGAACGCCCGCTTCTGTTAAATCTCTTATCATCGACTCGACATCACGGCCTACATAACCTACTTCTGTAAACTTCGTCGCTTCTACTTTAAGGAATGGAGCATTTACTAGCTTAGCGATTCTTCTCGCGATTTCAGTTTTCCCGACACCTGTCGGACCAATCATAAGTATGTTTTTCGGTATGATTTCACTTTTCTCGTCATCAGAAAGCAGACTTCTTCTGTACCTGTTACGAATGGCTACAGCCACTGCACGCTTGGCTTTGTCTTGACCGATAATATATCTATCGAGATGTGCAGTCAATTCCTTGGGTGTCAGCTCTTGTCTCTTTATCATTCGAGTACCTCCACAATAATATGATCATTTGTGAAAACGCATATTTCTGCAGCCGTCTCTAGTGCCGCTTGGGCAATTTCTGCTGCAGTGAGCGAATGCCCACTGTACTTTTTCAAAGCCCGGCCAGCCGCAAGTGCGTAATGGCCACCTGAACCGATTGCCAAAACACCATCATCCGGTTCAATTACTTCTCCTGTTCCAGACACGAGTAACAAACGCTCGTTATCCATTACAAGGAGCATCGCCTCAAGTTTCCGTAGAATC from the Sporosarcina psychrophila genome contains:
- the fliI gene encoding flagellar protein export ATPase FliI; translated protein: MKKAEDLIAVIPNIKTFKKLGRVVRVVGLMIESQGPESSIGDVCHIHLNNTGKADSIIKAEVVGFKEEIVILMPYTNIRDISSGCLVESLGKPLEIKVGMNLVGKVLDSMGNPIDNSILPRGLTTVRTEQDPPNALTRPPISEKLAVGVKAIDGMLTVGKGQRVGIFAGSGVGKSTLLGMIARNTTADLNVIALIGERGREVREFIERDLGPEGMSRSIVVATTSDQPALMRIKGAFTATAIAEYYRDKGMNVMLMMDSVTRVAMAQREIGLAVGEPPATRGYTPSVFAILPKLLERTGTNENGSITAFYTVLVDGDDMNEPIADAVRGILDGHIVLDRTLANKGQYPAINVLKSVSRLMNHIADPEHVKAAERLRELYYTYNKSEDLINIGAYKRGTSKEIDQAIEFEPLITNFLKQGFKDNISIEDSIAELVSLGAGGGNV
- the fliH gene encoding flagellar assembly protein FliH; this translates as MSNVFRSFNTILEDGETKEISIRSLYVSQEVDAEVSLSLESILVERDRLLKEANTINEQEKEAIEQLRQTATEDILSMQAAWQNEKTVLQQQAYDEGFQVGYEEGRNKSLSDMAASISTANETTELSYENARQYLVSQERIILDLAMLSTERIIGQALQDDKEVYLSVVKRALKETREMKEIKLYVSLDYFELVSDNRSELASVFPPNVPFLIFANDDFESNECYIETNHGRIVVSIDEQLNELREKLIGIMESGD
- the flgC gene encoding flagellar basal body rod protein FlgC, with amino-acid sequence MTIFHSLNTSASALTAQRMRMDVISSNMANIDTTRGKMVDGEWQPYRRKSVTFQPREGQFSSMLNASMGKSIKGSAGYGVTVSRIKEDTETPFKLVFDPSHPDANDEGYVSMPNVDPLREMIDLMSATRSYEANVTVINANKSMLMKALEIGK
- a CDS encoding MotE family protein, which translates into the protein MKKTKQTERVPKVEQEGKSSAFQKLLLWVLIPLLFTTALVLIIAKFADVNVFDKAKELTGNLPFITEKKEEDPIAGDLVLEERVVTMQAEIQEKEAQLFKVQQDLDKSATENEKLLIEQEKLLDEIAVLVRDKDDSKRKFSDIVTTFEQMSAKSSAPVITKMSDAEAIRILTNLKSDTLASILEKMSPEAAAKYTTMMTK
- the hslU gene encoding ATP-dependent protease ATPase subunit HslU, which produces MKRQELTPKELTAHLDRYIIGQDKAKRAVAVAIRNRYRRSLLSDDEKSEIIPKNILMIGPTGVGKTEIARRIAKLVNAPFLKVEATKFTEVGYVGRDVESMIRDLTEAGVRIVREEQREAVKGHAVILAEERLIELLVPEKKKMGGMQNPFEMLFGQKAEQEEPDYAEVAEVKRKRSEIATSLKAGELEEQMVTVEVTAQQPSMFDALQGSGMEQMGANMQDAFSSLMPKKTVKRKMKVKDARIALEAEEADKLIDHDEISRRAIELTEQSGIIFIDEMDKIASRGGSGSSADVSREGVQRDILPIVEGSTVSTKYGTVKTDFILFIAAGAFHMSKPSDIIPELQGRFPIRVELEKLTKNDFERILKEPDFSLIRQYEKLLNTENVVLDFTDEAISRLAEIAFEVNDDTENIGARRLHTILEKLLEELSYEAADIGPATIKITPAYVDEKLKDIAKNKDLSHFIL
- the codY gene encoding GTP-sensing pleiotropic transcriptional regulator CodY produces the protein MNLLSKTREINAMLQESAGKPVNFKEMAEKLSSVIDCNAFIVSRKGKLLGLEIHHQIENERMKQMFVDRKFPEEYTNRLFEVRETSSNLDVYSSHTVFPVENRELFKDGLTTIVPIVGGGERLGTLILARLKEDFQDDDLILAEYGATVVGMEILREKSEKIEIEARSKAVVQMAINSLSYSEHEAIEHIFHELDGNEGLLVASKIADRVGITRSVIVNALRKLESAGVIESRSLGMKGTYIKVLNNKFLEELEKQKS
- the fliG gene encoding flagellar motor switch protein FliG translates to MVKKEKGMTGKQKAALLLISLGPEVSAAIYKHLNEDEIERLTLEISGVKKVEATVKEEIIEEFHHIALAQDYISQGGIGYAKTVLEKALGKDHAQAIINRLTSSLQVRPFDFARRADPSQILNFIQNEHPQTIALILSYLEAEQAGLILSALPQEMQADIARRIATMDSTSPEVISEIEAVLERKLSSTVTQDYTETGGVDAVVEVLNGVDRTTEKTILDALEIQDPELAEEIRKRMFVFEDIVTLDNRSIQRIIRDCENEDLILSLKVSSEEVKEVLFRNMSQRMAESFQEEIEVMGPVRLKDVEDAQSRIVSTIRRLEETGEIIIARGGGDDIIV
- the fliF gene encoding flagellar basal-body MS-ring/collar protein FliF gives rise to the protein MNERLTKIKTDLQTFWSSRTKIQKGTYIGSTIAVILIAAFLTFFLSRTEYVPLYSEVSRAEIGRIKEQLDAQGVKNKVAPGGTSILVPRDSVDSLLVSLAAEGFPNSGMIDYSFFAENAGFGTTDNEFNMIKLASMQTELANLIKGIEGVKDAKVMVTLPTESVFLNESTQQASASIMLKTDAGHQFTEPQITALYNLISKSIPNLSTDDIVIMNQYSEYFDLKATDNAYGPSITDQMTLKKTIERDLQRQVQMMLGTMMGQDKIVVSVTTDIDFQLENREENLVQPVDEESMEGIALSVQRLTESFTGNGPVAGGTPAGEDPTDNGTGYVEGSFSNGDYEKIEETVNNEVNRIRKEIVESPYKIRDIGIQVMVEPPTADDPTSMPPGMQDDVQRILETIIRTSIDKEAAGALTMAELNDKIAVSVQPFNGKTVDLSTPKSAIPWWIYVIGGVLLLIIGILVFMSIRNRRKAEEMEEELIMEEQLATFDVDDINNELETEGTVRRKQLEKMAKEKPEEFAKLLRTWIAEE
- the fliJ gene encoding flagellar export protein FliJ; protein product: MKPYNYRFDKVLTFREQEKTETEVEFKGSVEAFETVATKLYDLLKKKEDTLTEQQVKMAVGFSVNEIHYYARFISSLEKRIAVVQQQVVQARSKMNWYENKLLEKTLEVRKFEKMKEKDREHHRAEMEQLEAIQLDELSTLKFRRRENR
- the flgB gene encoding flagellar basal body rod protein FlgB, encoding MNLFGSTITQLERGLDYSATKGKAISQNIANVDTPNYKAKNVSFKDVFANVQANSLEAYKTDERHINFKPNTAHSGVFNYSNLRYRQDGNGVDMDKEQADLAANQIYYNAVVDRINGKFNTLQNVIKGGR
- a CDS encoding flagellar hook-length control protein FliK, yielding MNIASLQAMVGMNVQTSLNNVQSGQQATNSFGSVFSSIAGNVQLAVAPVQELTVSGITDESIMAIFNATSIEELGTAIKDLTDGESKLDSISNLGNLEELASLLNLEPKQLIESLLQLLEQAGLDEEELSAVANTNDFWTVLNAIDKVAPQFFAQLTDALEGKGEISKQQAIELLTLLKTAELTAPKTDLLLKQEQQVFTLQGYLATTGERFENVLNSSSSAKNGMVQLIESKNIVRFVVPVDAARTLTDDGTMEKGSESSPSTVSTKDASQQVVSSALGTVVATKGELTLTEVENRTNARNEVLIKEMQTIFKRANFGQADGTNRLLIKLYPEHLGQVRIELLQVNGIMTARILASTALGKEMLESQLHQLRSAFLQQNLQVERIDVSQTLQDTTKNDRDQAFNQHFRKEGQETEEQHEQNDEEEMTFQEYMIDLGV